A genomic segment from Sulfitobacter mediterraneus encodes:
- a CDS encoding M3 family metallopeptidase — MTNPLLQDWSTPFGLAPFDAISDDDFAPALDEALTAHRAEIDAIAGNSAAPDFDNTIGAMEAAGGALDKVLGAFFTVAGADSNPAREALQRDFSPKLAAHFSEISSNKALFARVAALWAGRDDLDLTEEQARVLMLTHRGFVRAGAALEGEEEQRMKDIKARLAVLGTQFTQNLLADERSWFMELSEDDLEGLPDFVVAAARAAGEEKGAAGPVVTLSRSLIVPFLQFSPRRDLREKAFLAWEARGANGGDTDNRAIAAETLALREERANLLGYDTFADFKLETEMAKTPEAVRGLLMEVWEPAKRQANADAEVLTRMMHDDGINGDLAPWDWRYYAEKRRAAEHDLDEAALKPYFQLDRMIDAAFACATRLFGLNFAPLDVPLYHPDCRAWEVTRDGKHVAVFIGDYFARGSKRSGAWCSAMRSQAKFPKVQSPVVINVCNFAKADPALLSYDDARTLFHEFGHALHQMLSDVTYESVSGTSVARDFVELPSQLYEHWLEVPEVLGEFATHARTGEPMPQDMLDKVLGAATFDMGFQTVEYVASALVDLAFHDGQPPADPMAKQAEVLAALGMPEAIRMRHATPQFAHVFSGDGYSSGYYSYMWSEVMDADAFEAFEEAGGAFDPERAKALEQHILSTGGSRDAAELYVAFRGRLPGVEALLKGRGLAA, encoded by the coding sequence ATGACAAACCCGCTTTTGCAAGACTGGAGCACGCCCTTTGGGCTGGCCCCGTTTGACGCCATTTCTGACGATGATTTTGCCCCCGCTCTGGACGAGGCATTGACCGCACACCGGGCCGAGATTGACGCCATCGCGGGCAACTCTGCGGCGCCGGATTTTGACAACACCATCGGTGCGATGGAGGCGGCAGGCGGGGCGCTCGACAAAGTGTTGGGTGCGTTCTTCACCGTGGCAGGGGCCGACAGCAACCCGGCCCGCGAGGCGTTGCAGCGCGACTTTTCCCCCAAGCTGGCCGCGCATTTCTCTGAGATTTCCAGCAACAAAGCATTGTTTGCGCGTGTGGCCGCGCTTTGGGCCGGACGCGACGATCTGGACCTGACAGAGGAACAGGCGCGGGTCTTGATGCTGACCCATCGCGGGTTTGTCCGTGCGGGCGCCGCGCTCGAAGGCGAAGAAGAACAGCGCATGAAAGACATCAAGGCGCGGCTGGCCGTGCTGGGCACGCAATTCACCCAAAACCTGCTCGCGGATGAACGCAGTTGGTTCATGGAGCTGTCCGAGGATGATCTGGAAGGACTACCCGATTTCGTGGTGGCTGCGGCCCGTGCGGCAGGCGAGGAAAAAGGTGCCGCTGGGCCGGTTGTCACCCTGTCGCGATCCCTCATCGTGCCATTCCTGCAATTCTCGCCGCGCCGCGACCTGCGCGAGAAAGCCTTTCTCGCTTGGGAGGCACGCGGAGCAAATGGCGGGGACACCGACAATCGCGCCATCGCCGCCGAAACGCTGGCCTTGCGCGAGGAACGGGCAAATCTTCTGGGCTATGACACATTTGCGGATTTCAAATTGGAAACCGAAATGGCCAAAACACCGGAGGCAGTGCGCGGCCTGCTGATGGAGGTCTGGGAGCCTGCAAAGCGCCAGGCCAATGCCGACGCCGAAGTGCTGACCCGGATGATGCATGATGATGGCATCAACGGCGATCTGGCCCCCTGGGACTGGCGTTACTACGCCGAGAAACGCCGCGCCGCCGAGCATGATCTGGATGAAGCTGCGTTGAAGCCTTACTTTCAGTTGGACCGGATGATAGACGCGGCCTTTGCCTGCGCCACCCGTCTGTTCGGTCTGAATTTCGCGCCTCTCGATGTGCCACTGTACCATCCGGACTGCCGCGCATGGGAGGTCACCCGCGATGGCAAACATGTGGCGGTGTTTATCGGTGATTATTTCGCCCGCGGGTCAAAACGGTCCGGCGCATGGTGTTCCGCGATGCGATCGCAAGCGAAATTCCCCAAGGTGCAAAGCCCGGTGGTCATCAACGTTTGCAATTTTGCCAAGGCCGACCCGGCGCTGCTGTCTTATGACGATGCGCGGACACTGTTCCATGAATTTGGCCACGCCCTGCATCAGATGTTGTCGGATGTAACCTATGAAAGTGTCAGTGGCACCTCTGTGGCGCGTGATTTTGTTGAACTGCCCAGCCAGCTTTATGAACACTGGCTGGAGGTGCCGGAAGTTCTGGGCGAATTCGCGACCCATGCCAGAACCGGAGAGCCCATGCCGCAAGACATGTTGGACAAGGTTCTGGGGGCCGCAACATTTGATATGGGATTCCAGACAGTGGAATATGTTGCCTCTGCGCTGGTTGATCTGGCGTTTCATGATGGACAGCCCCCTGCCGATCCGATGGCAAAACAGGCCGAAGTTCTGGCGGCGCTTGGCATGCCAGAGGCTATCCGCATGCGTCATGCCACGCCGCAGTTTGCCCATGTGTTTTCCGGCGATGGCTATTCCAGCGGATACTACAGCTACATGTGGTCCGAGGTGATGGATGCCGATGCCTTTGAAGCCTTTGAAGAGGCGGGGGGCGCCTTTGATCCGGAACGGGCCAAAGCGCTGGAGCAGCATATCCTGTCCACCGGCGGAAGCCGCGACGCGGCAGAGCTTTATGTCGCGTTTCGCGGGCGCTTGCCGGGAGTTGAGGCGCTGCTGAAAGGCCGGGGTTTGGCGGCCTGA
- a CDS encoding 2-hydroxyacid dehydrogenase codes for MINVLFAARPERWTTYEQPLRDALAKAGLEANLAIDLPPEEVDYIVYAPNSDVQDFAPYTRAKAVLNLWAGVENITGNETLTIPLARMVDPGLTKGMVEWVTGHVMRYHLGIDTDILRSDAKWQPRTPPLAQERSVVVLGLGALGAAVAQTLLGLGFEVSGWSRSAKSIEGVTCYSGDAGLTQALARAEIAVLLLPDTPATENTLNAETLSAMPKGAFVINPGRGPLIDDDALLAALDNGQIAHATLDVFRVEPLPQDHPYWAHPQVTVTPHIAAETRASTASEAIVENIRRGEAGEPFLNLVDRSLGY; via the coding sequence ATGATCAACGTTCTTTTTGCCGCCCGTCCCGAACGCTGGACCACCTATGAACAGCCACTGCGCGATGCACTTGCCAAGGCGGGGCTCGAGGCCAATCTTGCCATCGACCTGCCCCCCGAAGAGGTCGATTATATCGTCTATGCCCCCAACAGCGATGTGCAGGATTTTGCCCCCTACACCCGCGCCAAGGCGGTGCTGAACCTCTGGGCCGGGGTGGAGAACATCACCGGGAATGAGACCCTGACCATCCCGTTGGCTCGGATGGTTGATCCGGGGCTGACCAAAGGCATGGTGGAATGGGTCACAGGCCATGTGATGCGCTATCATCTGGGGATCGACACGGACATTCTGCGCAGTGATGCCAAATGGCAGCCCCGCACGCCGCCTTTGGCACAGGAACGATCGGTTGTGGTGCTGGGCCTCGGGGCATTGGGCGCAGCGGTGGCACAGACCCTGCTTGGTTTGGGCTTTGAGGTTTCTGGCTGGTCGCGCAGCGCCAAATCGATTGAGGGCGTGACTTGTTATTCGGGGGATGCGGGCCTGACGCAGGCTTTGGCACGGGCCGAGATCGCCGTGCTGCTTTTGCCAGACACGCCCGCCACGGAAAATACGCTGAACGCTGAAACACTGTCAGCGATGCCGAAGGGGGCTTTTGTCATCAACCCCGGACGTGGGCCACTTATTGATGACGATGCTTTGTTGGCGGCGCTCGACAATGGCCAGATCGCCCACGCCACGCTGGATGTGTTCCGGGTGGAGCCCTTGCCGCAGGACCATCCCTATTGGGCGCATCCGCAGGTCACGGTTACACCGCATATCGCCGCCGAAACCCGCGCCAGCACTGCATCAGAAGCCATCGTTGAGAACATTCGCCGCGGCGAAGCGGGCGAGCCGTTCCTCAATCTGGTGGACCGATCACTGGGGTATTGA
- a CDS encoding VOC family protein, which yields MTIFHLAYNVRDLDSARTFYGETLGCTPGRFTETWADFNFFGHQISLHLGEPFATAATGKVGDHMVPMPHLGVILALDDWKALAKRLTQAGVDFVIPPSSRFAGEPGAQSTMFFHDPSGNPIEIKGFADMSGVFAT from the coding sequence ATGACCATTTTTCATCTGGCCTATAACGTCCGCGATCTGGACAGCGCCCGCACATTCTATGGTGAAACGCTGGGCTGCACGCCGGGCCGGTTCACCGAGACATGGGCTGATTTCAACTTTTTCGGCCATCAGATTTCCCTACATCTGGGGGAGCCTTTTGCCACCGCTGCCACAGGCAAGGTGGGCGATCACATGGTGCCAATGCCGCATTTGGGTGTAATCCTCGCGCTGGACGACTGGAAGGCCTTGGCAAAGCGGCTCACGCAGGCCGGAGTGGATTTTGTGATTCCACCCAGCAGCCGCTTTGCCGGTGAACCGGGCGCGCAAAGCACGATGTTTTTTCACGATCCATCGGGCAACCCGATTGAGATCAAGGGATTTGCCGATATGTCAGGGGTGTTTGCCACATGA
- the rodA gene encoding rod shape-determining protein RodA: MSYLEHSVKSVPTGLRKVLFVNWPLALLLASVCGIGFLMLYSVAGGSFSPWAEPQIKRFALGLGVMFTVAFVPIWLWRNLSGLAYGVSFLLLLAVAFIGEERKGSQRWIDLGFMDLQPSELMKITLVMFLAAYYDWLPAKKVSRPFWVLLPVLIICVPTALVLKQPDLGTSILLLTAGGGLMFLAGVHWAYFAAVIASGVGLITAVFQSRGTTWQLLNDYQYRRIDTFLDPSADPLGAGYHITQSKIALGSGGWTGRGYMQGTQSRLNFLPEKHTDFIFTTLAEEFGFIGGVSLLSLYALIIVFCIGTALLNKDRFSSLLTLGIALNFFLFFAVNMSMVMGLAPVVGVPLPLVSYGGSAMLVLLLAFGLVQSAHIHRPR; this comes from the coding sequence ATGAGCTATCTTGAACACTCCGTCAAATCCGTTCCCACAGGCCTGCGCAAGGTGTTGTTCGTGAACTGGCCGCTTGCACTGTTGCTGGCCTCGGTCTGCGGTATCGGCTTCCTGATGCTGTATTCCGTGGCGGGCGGATCATTCTCGCCTTGGGCGGAGCCGCAGATCAAACGTTTTGCCCTAGGGCTTGGGGTGATGTTCACGGTGGCCTTTGTGCCAATCTGGCTGTGGCGCAACCTGTCTGGCCTAGCCTATGGCGTGTCGTTTCTGCTGCTGCTTGCGGTGGCCTTCATCGGGGAAGAGCGTAAAGGCTCACAACGATGGATCGACCTTGGTTTTATGGACCTTCAGCCCTCTGAGTTGATGAAAATCACCCTGGTGATGTTTCTCGCCGCCTATTATGACTGGCTGCCAGCCAAGAAAGTCTCACGGCCCTTCTGGGTTCTGTTGCCGGTGTTGATCATCTGCGTGCCCACGGCTTTGGTCCTGAAACAACCTGATCTCGGCACCTCCATCCTGCTGCTGACAGCGGGGGGCGGGCTGATGTTTCTGGCAGGTGTGCATTGGGCATATTTTGCGGCCGTAATCGCCTCTGGCGTTGGGTTGATCACGGCGGTTTTCCAGTCGCGCGGCACCACGTGGCAACTCTTGAATGATTATCAGTACCGCCGCATCGACACCTTCCTTGATCCCTCTGCCGACCCATTGGGCGCAGGCTATCACATCACCCAATCCAAGATCGCCCTTGGCTCTGGCGGCTGGACCGGGCGCGGATATATGCAAGGCACGCAATCGCGGCTGAACTTCCTGCCGGAAAAACACACCGACTTTATCTTCACCACGCTGGCCGAAGAGTTTGGCTTTATCGGTGGTGTGTCTCTGCTGAGCCTGTATGCGCTGATCATCGTCTTTTGCATCGGCACTGCGCTGCTCAACAAAGACCGGTTTTCATCCCTGCTCACACTGGGCATTGCGCTGAACTTTTTCCTGTTCTTCGCGGTCAATATGTCGATGGTGATGGGCCTTGCCCCCGTGGTCGGAGTGCCCTTGCCACTGGTCAGCTACGGCGGCTCTGCGATGCTGGTGCTGCTGCTGGCATTTGGACTGGTGCAAAGTGCGCATATCCACAGGCCGCGATAA
- the mrdA gene encoding penicillin-binding protein 2 gives MRRNRAENDASHNKLTRRAALLGGAQLLFMGGLAARMRYLQVDQADQFRLLAEENRINIRLIPPARGEIFDRNGIRLAQNVPSYRIVIVREDAGDVEAVLDRLAQIITLDPEVRERVLAEVKRSAPFLPVTIIDDVSWEDVSKVSVNAPALPGVTPEVGLTRVYPRGSHFAHVVGRVGRVSQADLDALEDPDQLLRIPRFQIGKINVEARQESLLRGSAGTKQVEVNATGRVMRELARREGQSGADLQLTVDANLQGYVQARLGDESAAVVIIDCETGDLVANASAPSYDPNLFIGGISSADYNPLLQSIYRPLVNKTVQGSYPPGSTFKMIVAMAALEEGLAGPDDTAYCPGFVEVADRKFHCWKRAGHGWVDLGNSLKQSCDVYYYDLALKVGIEKISAMANRFGLGIRHDLPLSSVSSGLTPTKDWKKTVRGADWVIGDTVNASIGQGFMLASPLQLAVMTARIATGREITPRLIKSVDGVEQPPSIGGPLGLNENNLRQMRRGMYDVVNNRRGTAYKSRIIAEDMRMAGKTGTSQVRNITAAERARGVTRNRDLPWERRDHALFVSFAPYDKPRYAVSVLVEHGGGGSTAAAPIARDVMLQALAGGEPPLEAYPTGDRDRIREQQRKLRDIQPMAKIDGKDQA, from the coding sequence GTGAGACGCAACCGCGCCGAAAATGATGCCAGCCACAACAAGCTGACGCGCCGTGCCGCATTGCTTGGTGGGGCGCAGCTGTTGTTTATGGGCGGTCTTGCGGCGCGGATGCGGTATTTGCAGGTGGATCAGGCGGACCAGTTCCGTCTTCTGGCCGAAGAAAACCGCATCAACATCCGTCTGATCCCGCCTGCTCGCGGCGAGATTTTTGATCGCAACGGTATTCGGCTGGCGCAGAATGTGCCGTCCTACCGGATCGTGATTGTGCGTGAGGATGCCGGCGATGTTGAGGCGGTGCTGGACCGGCTGGCGCAGATCATCACCCTTGATCCCGAAGTGCGGGAGCGTGTCTTGGCTGAGGTCAAGCGCTCCGCGCCGTTTTTGCCCGTCACGATCATCGACGATGTCAGTTGGGAGGACGTGAGCAAGGTCAGCGTGAATGCGCCTGCCCTGCCCGGCGTCACACCCGAGGTGGGCTTGACCCGCGTCTACCCGCGCGGATCGCATTTCGCCCATGTGGTGGGAAGGGTCGGCAGGGTCAGTCAGGCGGATCTTGATGCCCTCGAAGACCCGGACCAATTGCTGCGCATTCCACGGTTCCAGATCGGCAAGATCAACGTAGAAGCGCGGCAGGAATCCTTGTTGCGCGGCAGCGCCGGCACCAAGCAGGTCGAGGTCAACGCAACTGGCCGCGTGATGCGCGAGCTGGCCCGCCGCGAGGGGCAATCAGGCGCGGATCTGCAATTGACCGTGGATGCCAATCTGCAAGGCTACGTCCAGGCGCGTCTGGGCGATGAATCTGCCGCCGTCGTGATCATTGATTGCGAAACCGGTGATCTGGTCGCCAATGCCTCTGCGCCCAGCTATGACCCCAACCTCTTTATCGGCGGCATTTCGTCTGCCGATTATAATCCGCTGTTGCAATCGATCTACCGCCCTCTGGTGAACAAGACCGTCCAAGGCAGCTATCCGCCCGGATCAACCTTCAAGATGATCGTGGCCATGGCCGCGCTGGAGGAAGGCCTCGCCGGACCGGACGACACCGCCTATTGCCCCGGCTTTGTCGAAGTGGCCGATCGCAAGTTCCACTGCTGGAAACGCGCCGGCCATGGCTGGGTTGATCTGGGCAATTCGCTCAAACAATCCTGCGATGTCTATTATTACGATCTGGCGCTCAAGGTCGGCATCGAAAAGATCAGCGCCATGGCAAACCGCTTTGGCCTCGGAATCCGGCATGATCTGCCACTGTCTTCGGTGTCTTCGGGGCTGACACCAACAAAGGACTGGAAAAAAACCGTGCGCGGGGCCGATTGGGTGATTGGCGATACGGTCAACGCCTCCATCGGGCAAGGGTTTATGCTGGCCTCGCCGTTGCAACTGGCCGTGATGACCGCCCGCATCGCAACGGGCCGTGAGATCACGCCGCGGCTGATTAAATCAGTAGACGGTGTGGAACAGCCACCAAGCATCGGAGGACCTTTGGGGCTGAATGAAAACAATCTGCGCCAGATGCGCCGCGGCATGTATGACGTGGTCAACAACCGCCGCGGCACCGCCTACAAGTCGCGGATCATCGCGGAAGATATGCGCATGGCGGGTAAAACCGGCACCAGCCAGGTGCGCAATATCACTGCCGCTGAACGGGCGCGCGGTGTGACCCGTAACCGCGATCTGCCTTGGGAACGCCGCGATCACGCGCTTTTTGTCAGCTTTGCGCCCTACGACAAGCCTCGATATGCAGTGTCGGTGCTGGTCGAACATGGCGGCGGCGGGTCCACGGCGGCAGCGCCGATTGCCCGTGATGTGATGCTGCAGGCTCTTGCCGGAGGAGAGCCGCCGCTGGAAGCCTATCCAACCGGCGACCGCGACCGCATCCGCGAGCAGCAACGCAAGCTTCGCGATATCCAGCCGATGGCCAAGATTGACGGGAAGGATCAAGCATGA
- a CDS encoding rod shape-determining protein MreD: MNDLSQTRLWLMRAAFLFLALVILFFHLLPLTTTPSRWTGPDLLLGFACAWSLRRPEYVPALALALAFLMADLLLQRPPGLWALLALMGCENLKSRGRNLRDSSFAVEWLTVGVVIIMVMMANRFLLAISLVEVPHLPLVLSELGMTLLFYPLIVLVTHGLMRVRKTAPGDLDAHGQRA, translated from the coding sequence ATGAATGATCTTTCGCAAACACGGCTTTGGCTGATGCGGGCGGCGTTTTTGTTTCTGGCTCTTGTTATCCTGTTCTTTCACCTGTTGCCTCTGACGACGACGCCAAGCCGATGGACTGGCCCTGATCTATTGCTTGGGTTTGCCTGCGCGTGGTCGCTGCGGCGGCCTGAATATGTGCCGGCTCTGGCCTTGGCGCTGGCCTTTCTGATGGCTGATCTGCTGTTGCAGCGCCCGCCCGGTCTTTGGGCCTTGCTGGCGTTGATGGGCTGCGAAAACCTTAAATCCCGCGGGCGCAACCTGCGCGATTCCAGCTTTGCGGTGGAATGGCTGACCGTGGGCGTCGTGATCATCATGGTGATGATGGCGAACCGGTTCCTATTGGCCATTTCATTGGTCGAAGTACCGCATCTGCCGCTGGTCCTTTCCGAACTGGGCATGACCTTGCTATTCTATCCATTGATCGTTCTGGTCACCCATGGGCTGATGCGGGTTCGAAAAACAGCGCCGGGTGATCTGGATGCGCACGGCCAACGGGCCTGA